The Herminiimonas arsenitoxidans genome window below encodes:
- the murD gene encoding UDP-N-acetylmuramoyl-L-alanine--D-glutamate ligase — translation MNYAGKHVLVLGLGESGLAMAQWLVRCGASLRVADTREQPDRLPQLREIAADAEFIGGAFNAELLDGIDFVAVSPGLMPSRELATIIPAAQEKEIPLWGEIELFAQALAALKEEKDYTPKVIAITGTNGKTTVTSLVGLLCQRAGLTVQVAGNISPAALDRLHQVVAEDQLPQVWVLELSSFQLHATYSLQADVAAVLNLTQDHLDWHGDMTSYADDKERIFGSNTIRVLNRDDALVMQMATPLARVITFGADEAEQADCFGLVDENGMRWLSVAVEEEEPQKKRRKKDNVELAISTNKLMPVDALKIRGQHNAINALSALALCRAIGLPFAQLLHGLRDYHGEPHRVEHVMTIGGVDYYDDSKGTNVGATVAALNGLGVSQDGASKHLVLIAGGDGKGQDFSPLSDPIAKYARAVLLIGKDADSIRAAVEATGVDLINCATLEEATQKAAELAKSGDAVLLSPACASLDMFKNYAHRAQVFVDTVREIGLSRGEVAA, via the coding sequence ATGAATTACGCAGGAAAACACGTTCTGGTTTTAGGGCTCGGGGAATCCGGGCTGGCGATGGCACAGTGGCTGGTCCGCTGTGGCGCATCGTTGCGTGTTGCCGATACGCGTGAACAACCGGATCGTTTGCCGCAATTGCGCGAGATCGCCGCAGATGCCGAATTCATCGGTGGTGCGTTTAATGCTGAATTGTTGGACGGCATCGACTTTGTCGCTGTCAGTCCAGGCTTGATGCCGTCGCGTGAGTTGGCCACCATCATCCCTGCTGCGCAAGAAAAAGAAATTCCGCTCTGGGGTGAAATTGAATTGTTCGCGCAGGCATTGGCTGCGTTGAAAGAAGAAAAAGATTACACGCCGAAAGTGATCGCGATCACCGGCACCAACGGCAAAACCACAGTTACCAGCTTGGTTGGTTTGTTATGCCAGCGCGCAGGCTTGACGGTGCAAGTGGCTGGCAACATCAGCCCGGCAGCGCTGGATCGTCTGCATCAAGTTGTCGCTGAGGATCAATTGCCGCAGGTGTGGGTATTGGAATTGTCCAGCTTCCAGTTGCATGCGACTTACAGCTTGCAGGCAGATGTCGCGGCTGTGTTGAACCTGACGCAAGATCATCTCGATTGGCATGGCGACATGACTTCCTACGCAGATGACAAGGAACGCATTTTTGGTAGCAACACGATACGCGTCTTGAATCGCGACGATGCGCTGGTGATGCAGATGGCAACACCGTTGGCGCGCGTCATTACTTTCGGCGCAGATGAAGCGGAACAGGCTGATTGCTTTGGCCTGGTTGATGAAAACGGTATGCGCTGGTTGTCCGTCGCGGTAGAGGAAGAAGAGCCGCAGAAAAAACGTCGCAAGAAAGATAACGTTGAGCTGGCCATTTCAACCAACAAGTTGATGCCGGTCGATGCACTCAAGATCCGTGGTCAGCACAATGCGATCAATGCCTTGTCGGCGCTGGCCTTGTGCCGTGCGATTGGTTTGCCATTTGCACAGTTGCTGCATGGCTTGCGCGATTATCACGGTGAGCCGCATCGCGTTGAACACGTGATGACTATCGGTGGTGTGGATTATTACGATGACAGCAAAGGTACCAACGTCGGTGCCACGGTTGCTGCATTGAATGGTTTAGGCGTAAGCCAGGATGGCGCTTCCAAACATCTAGTCTTGATTGCCGGCGGCGATGGCAAAGGTCAGGATTTTTCGCCGCTGTCTGATCCGATTGCCAAGTATGCACGTGCAGTATTGTTGATCGGTAAAGACGCCGACAGCATACGTGCAGCGGTAGAAGCGACAGGCGTTGATTTGATCAATTGCGCAACGCTGGAAGAAGCGACGCAAAAAGCCGCAGAACTGGCGAAGTCGGGTGATGCAGTCTTGTTGTCGCCAGCGTGTGCCAGCCTGGATATGTTCAAGAACTATGCGCACCGCGCGCAAGTATTTGTCGATACCGTACGTGAAATCGGTTTGTCGCGTGGTGAGGTAGCGGCATGA
- the ftsW gene encoding putative lipid II flippase FtsW, whose amino-acid sequence MKFAFPSFSGASAKKAVNSLDQRSKMMAYDQPLVWVVLLLMLFGMVMVYSASISLPDSPKYARYDNAHFLTRQAMFISVSLIAGLLTFRVRIETWQKLAPYLFVATLILLVLVLVPGVGKGVNGARRWLSFKVFNLQPSELMKLFVVLYAADYTVRKQQVMHKLTKGFMPMTLAIGFVGLLLLLEPDLGAFGVIVCIAMGILFLGGINGIWFGGIGATLVGIFSMVILLSPWRRERIFAYLNPWQEENALGKAYQLSHSLIAFGRGELFGVGLGGSVEKLHYLPEAHTDFLLAVIGEELGFVGVLVVVMAFYWIIKRAFEIGRQAIAIDLTFAGLTAKGIGIWIGVQAFINMGVNLGLLPTKGLTLPLMSYGGSGVLINCIGLAILLRIDYENRVLMRGGRI is encoded by the coding sequence ATGAAATTCGCCTTCCCATCATTCTCCGGCGCATCGGCTAAAAAGGCCGTGAACAGTCTCGACCAGCGTTCGAAGATGATGGCGTACGACCAACCTTTGGTATGGGTCGTATTGTTGCTGATGCTGTTCGGCATGGTGATGGTGTATTCGGCCTCGATCTCTTTACCTGATTCGCCTAAGTATGCGCGTTACGACAATGCGCACTTCTTGACGCGTCAGGCGATGTTCATCAGTGTGTCGCTGATCGCTGGTTTGCTGACATTCCGCGTGCGGATAGAAACCTGGCAAAAACTCGCACCGTATCTGTTCGTCGCGACGCTGATTCTGCTGGTGCTGGTTTTGGTTCCTGGTGTTGGTAAAGGCGTCAACGGCGCACGTCGCTGGTTGTCGTTCAAGGTCTTTAACTTGCAGCCATCCGAGTTGATGAAGTTGTTCGTCGTCTTGTACGCAGCGGATTACACCGTACGCAAACAGCAAGTGATGCACAAGTTGACCAAAGGCTTTATGCCGATGACGCTGGCGATCGGTTTTGTCGGTTTGCTGCTGTTGCTGGAGCCTGATCTCGGCGCATTCGGCGTGATCGTGTGTATCGCGATGGGTATTCTGTTTTTGGGTGGCATCAACGGCATCTGGTTCGGCGGTATCGGTGCGACGCTGGTCGGTATTTTCAGTATGGTGATTTTGCTGTCGCCATGGCGACGTGAGCGGATTTTTGCTTATTTGAATCCATGGCAAGAAGAGAACGCATTGGGTAAGGCGTATCAGTTGTCGCATTCACTGATCGCATTCGGACGTGGCGAATTATTCGGCGTCGGTTTGGGCGGCAGTGTAGAAAAGCTGCACTACTTGCCGGAAGCACATACCGACTTTTTGCTGGCGGTCATTGGTGAAGAACTTGGATTCGTAGGTGTATTGGTCGTCGTCATGGCGTTCTACTGGATCATCAAGCGCGCATTTGAAATCGGCCGTCAGGCGATAGCGATTGATTTGACCTTTGCCGGTTTGACGGCCAAAGGCATCGGCATCTGGATAGGCGTGCAGGCCTTTATCAATATGGGTGTGAACCTCGGTTTGTTGCCGACCAAAGGTTTGACTTTGCCTTTGATGAGTTATGGCGGTTCGGGTGTGCTGATCAACTGTATCGGTCTGGCGATTTTGCTGCGTATTGATTACGAGAACAGAGTTCTCATGCGCGGAGGCCGGATATGA
- the murG gene encoding undecaprenyldiphospho-muramoylpentapeptide beta-N-acetylglucosaminyltransferase, which translates to MKKLLIMAAGTGGHIFPGLAIAETMKARGWQVTWLGTEHGMERDLVPKSGIEMDTIAFAGLRGKGLLHTVKGVFRLVASFGTCFSILARRNPDVVLGMGGYVTVPGGWMAKLRSVPLALLNADAALLLSNKTLTPIAQRVLFGFPADFGSAADKALVTGNPVRKEITALTPPAERYAQHTGALKVLVVGGSLGAKALNDALPAALALLPVEQRPVITHQSGKKNIDALRSNYAQANVDAEVVDFIDDMPRRYAEADLVICRAGAITVSELTAAGVASVLVPLLVSTTTHQRDNALWMEQQNAAIHLPQSELSAQGLADLLQNMTREKCKQMAEAAYANGRRDANAAIADVLEKLVKNT; encoded by the coding sequence ATGAAAAAGCTGTTAATCATGGCGGCTGGAACGGGCGGACATATTTTCCCTGGTCTCGCCATTGCTGAAACGATGAAAGCGCGCGGCTGGCAAGTCACGTGGTTGGGAACCGAGCACGGCATGGAACGTGATCTGGTGCCGAAGAGCGGTATCGAGATGGATACGATAGCCTTTGCCGGTTTGCGTGGCAAAGGTTTGCTCCACACGGTGAAGGGTGTATTCCGTTTGGTTGCGAGCTTCGGCACTTGCTTCTCGATACTGGCACGACGTAATCCTGATGTTGTATTGGGTATGGGTGGTTATGTGACGGTGCCGGGTGGTTGGATGGCGAAATTGCGTAGCGTACCGCTGGCCTTGCTGAACGCTGATGCTGCCTTGCTGTTGTCGAATAAAACGCTGACGCCGATTGCACAGCGCGTGCTGTTCGGTTTCCCTGCGGATTTCGGTAGCGCTGCCGATAAAGCGTTGGTGACCGGTAATCCGGTGCGCAAGGAAATCACGGCGCTGACGCCACCGGCAGAACGTTATGCGCAACACACAGGTGCATTGAAAGTGTTGGTTGTTGGCGGCAGTCTCGGTGCGAAAGCATTGAATGATGCCTTGCCTGCAGCGCTGGCTTTGCTTCCTGTGGAGCAACGCCCGGTGATCACGCATCAATCGGGCAAAAAGAATATTGATGCTTTGCGTTCCAATTATGCGCAGGCGAATGTGGATGCAGAAGTGGTCGATTTTATCGATGACATGCCGCGTCGTTATGCAGAAGCCGATCTGGTGATCTGTCGTGCTGGTGCGATCACGGTTTCTGAATTGACGGCAGCCGGCGTCGCCAGCGTTTTGGTGCCGCTGTTGGTATCGACGACAACACATCAGCGTGATAACGCGCTGTGGATGGAACAACAAAATGCGGCGATACATTTGCCGCAAAGTGAATTAAGCGCGCAGGGTTTGGCCGATCTGTTGCAAAACATGACGCGCGAAAAATGCAAACAAATGGCCGAAGCAGCATATGCCAACGGTCGCCGCGATGCGAATGCCGCTATCGCCGATGTACTTGAAAAGTTAGTGAAGAACACATGA